A single genomic interval of Fusarium verticillioides 7600 chromosome 8, whole genome shotgun sequence harbors:
- a CDS encoding allantoin catabolism protein produces the protein MGGNNNTVGAYYAPKGGLPPQTQILTDRAMFTESYAVIPKGCFSDIVTSFLPFWEQTRLWVIARPLSGFAETFSQYIMEVQPGGGSDRAEMDDTAESVLFVVEGEITVTLAGEAHTLSSGGYAFLPPKSGWTLRNNSSEPARFHWVRKAYESVPGLDAPEAFFANEKDIEPREMPDTNGAWATTRFVDPTDVRHDMHVNIVTFQPGGIIPFAETHVMEHGLYVLEGKAVYRLNQDWVEVEAGDFMWLRAFCPQACYAGGPGKFRYLLYKDVNRHAKLSR, from the coding sequence ATGGGtggcaacaacaacacagTGGGTGCCTACTACGCACCGAAGGGCGGCTTGCCCCCACAAACCCAAATCCTCACTGACCGGGCCATGTTCACCGAGTCTTACGCCGTCATCCCTAAAGGCTGCTTCAGCGACATTGTCACCAGCTTCCTCCCATTCTGGGAGCAAACACGACTATGGGTTATTGCTCGCCCACTTTCGGGCTTTGCTGAGACATTCTCTCAGTACATCATGGAGGTTCAACCAGGCGGTGGCAGTGACCGTGCTGAGATGGATGACACTGCTGAGAGTGTCTTGTTCGTTGTCGAGGGTGAAATCACCGTTACACTAGCTGGCGAAGCTCACACTCTTTCATCGGGAGGTTATGCCTTCCTCCCTCCCAAGAGCGGCTGGACGCTCCGCAACAACTCTAGCGAGCCAGCTCGTTTCCACTGGGTCCGCAAAGCCTACGAATCTGTCCCTGGACTTGATGCACCCGAGGCCTTCTTCGCgaatgagaaggatattgagcCCAGAGAAATGCCCGATACGAATGGAGCTTGGGCGACAACGCGCTTCGTTGACCCTACCGATGTTCGACATGACATGCATGTGAACATTGTGACTTTCCAGCCTGGTGGTATCATTCCCTTCGCTGAGACACATGTGATGGAGCACGGTCTTTATGTGCTTGAGGGAAAGGCTGTTTACCGACTGAATCAGGATTgggtcgaggttgaagctggtgaCTTTATGTGGCTGCGAGCTTTTTGTCCCCAAGCTTGCTATGCTGGTGGACCTGGCAAGTTCAGATACTTGTTGTACAAGGATGTAAACCGACACGCGAAGCTATCTAGGTAG